The proteins below are encoded in one region of Candidatus Flexicrinis proximus:
- a CDS encoding methionyl-tRNA formyltransferase → MKMVDVVFMGTPDFAVPTLRALIAAYNVAGVVTQPDRPAGRSLAPLPSPIKEVALANNIPVFQPEKLRRPDAVETLRQWPADLYVVAAFGQILPQSVLDIPTRGAINVHASVLPRWRGAAPIQASILAGDAQTGVTIMMMEAGLDTGPMLRAEAIDIAPDETGASLHDRLSELGARLLIPTLDDFLAGRIHPVAQADEGVTWAPQIKKEDGRVDWAKSAVEIDRQVRAFTPWPGTFTAWGERTLKILGGRPLEGTEAPGQVIRRDGLVAIGTADGLFAPDRVQIAGKPAVEIGAFVNGHADFIGSILG, encoded by the coding sequence GTGAAAATGGTTGACGTCGTATTTATGGGAACACCGGATTTCGCAGTGCCGACGCTGCGGGCGCTAATCGCTGCCTATAACGTGGCGGGCGTGGTGACACAGCCGGACCGCCCAGCCGGGCGCAGTCTTGCTCCCCTCCCCTCGCCCATCAAGGAGGTTGCGCTAGCTAATAACATCCCGGTCTTTCAGCCGGAGAAACTTCGCCGCCCGGACGCGGTCGAGACCCTGCGCCAGTGGCCGGCAGACCTATATGTCGTGGCTGCGTTTGGTCAAATCCTGCCGCAGTCGGTTCTGGACATCCCCACACGCGGTGCCATTAACGTACACGCCTCCGTGCTTCCCAGATGGCGCGGCGCGGCGCCGATCCAGGCATCGATCCTGGCGGGCGACGCGCAAACTGGTGTCACGATCATGATGATGGAAGCCGGGCTCGACACTGGACCGATGCTGCGCGCCGAAGCCATCGACATCGCACCCGACGAGACCGGTGCATCGCTGCACGACCGGTTGTCAGAGCTGGGGGCGCGTTTGTTGATTCCGACGCTTGACGACTTCCTGGCGGGTCGGATCCACCCGGTCGCACAGGCCGACGAGGGCGTGACGTGGGCGCCGCAAATCAAGAAAGAGGACGGACGCGTCGACTGGGCAAAGTCGGCAGTGGAGATCGACCGGCAGGTCCGCGCATTCACCCCCTGGCCGGGAACTTTCACGGCATGGGGTGAGCGGACGCTCAAGATACTCGGCGGACGTCCACTTGAAGGTACGGAAGCACCAGGTCAAGTGATCCGACGCGATGGACTGGTAGCCATCGGCACAGCCGACGGACTCTTTGCACCCGATAGGGTCCAGATTGCAGGTAAACCGGCCGTCGAGATCGGCGCGTTTGTCAACGGGCACGCCGACTTCATAGGCTCGATCCTGGGTTAA
- the rplS gene encoding 50S ribosomal protein L19, producing the protein MSQEIIKALESPDRGHPALFPGDTVKVHVRIVEGGKERTQVFQGIVIRLRKGGNDANFTVRRIASHGVGVERTFLLKSPRVEKIEVMRGAKVRRAQLYYMRDLRGKKARLKERRREGVKVTAAPSEN; encoded by the coding sequence ATGAGCCAGGAAATTATCAAGGCCCTCGAATCCCCGGATCGCGGTCATCCCGCACTATTTCCGGGCGACACCGTTAAGGTGCATGTCCGCATCGTCGAAGGCGGCAAGGAACGTACCCAGGTGTTTCAGGGTATCGTGATTCGCTTACGCAAGGGCGGCAACGACGCCAACTTCACTGTGCGCCGTATTGCGTCTCATGGCGTTGGTGTAGAGCGTACCTTCCTGCTGAAGAGCCCGCGCGTCGAGAAAATCGAAGTGATGCGTGGCGCGAAGGTTCGCCGTGCCCAGCTGTACTACATGCGCGATCTGCGCGGCAAGAAGGCGCGCCTCAAGGAACGCCGCCGCGAAGGCGTCAAAGTTACCGCCGCGCCCAGCGAGAACTAA
- a CDS encoding gamma-glutamyl-gamma-aminobutyrate hydrolase family protein has translation MAFRPLIGITTGYRAPANDREVPTYTSYVAVANNVANAGGLPVLIPNGVDDETLRGIFERLDGILLPGGGDIDSKHWGEALHETAYGLDPSRDHVEMTLARWAVSEDTPVFGICRGHQVFNVALGAPMIQDIPSQYTSELTHNNFMPTPRSHLAHVVAIEPNSRLAAIVGQSNAVPVNSIHHQAVRTAAPGLNVAAVAPDGLIEATELPGKRFALTVQWHPEDLSSDERMFNLFREFVRAAKNGN, from the coding sequence ATGGCGTTCCGTCCGCTGATCGGCATTACGACCGGTTATCGTGCTCCAGCCAACGACAGGGAAGTCCCGACCTATACCTCATATGTGGCCGTTGCCAATAATGTTGCCAATGCCGGCGGTCTGCCTGTATTGATCCCGAATGGTGTCGATGACGAGACCCTGCGCGGCATATTCGAGCGGCTGGACGGCATCCTGCTTCCCGGCGGTGGCGATATTGACAGCAAACACTGGGGAGAAGCGCTCCACGAGACGGCCTATGGGCTCGACCCATCCCGTGACCATGTTGAAATGACGCTGGCGCGCTGGGCGGTCAGCGAAGACACCCCGGTCTTTGGCATTTGCCGCGGACATCAGGTTTTCAACGTTGCGCTCGGCGCGCCGATGATTCAGGATATCCCGAGCCAGTACACTAGCGAACTGACTCACAATAACTTTATGCCGACGCCGCGGAGTCACCTCGCGCACGTCGTCGCAATTGAGCCGAATTCGCGCCTTGCGGCTATCGTCGGACAGTCAAATGCTGTCCCGGTCAACAGCATTCACCATCAGGCGGTGCGGACGGCCGCTCCCGGCCTGAATGTCGCGGCGGTTGCGCCCGACGGCCTGATCGAAGCCACTGAATTGCCCGGAAAGCGCTTTGCCCTGACCGTTCAGTGGCATCCCGAGGACCTTTCCAGCGACGAGCGTATGTTCAATCTTTTCCGTGAATTCGTCCGTGCCGCCAAGAACGGTAATTAA
- a CDS encoding SH3 domain-containing protein, with the protein MRKSSVLLTLLLWLIGGTLFVSAQSGIRILVVNEFANVRIVPAIGAEVLGSVPGGYVFENVNARSADGQWIRVDFNGDEGWVNLTPTIILEGGDVNLLPVADPRTIPYGGFESPRAGASSATSDLLAEVTNGVRIRSGPSQGYPTIGNMYARTIVHVTGRTASNGWAQVNYNGILGWTRSAFLRFLERPIYEAPIDGVVADSPPIISDTGNDYFDVLKLFLSRLDLAQPSIDNMRGKWTDSALTGFAVCRDYPARPSDYIVPQPVLAQNYAELFPVQQQFNEIMANLRQIIDLYIEICDFPGTNNPVGEGAASNALALMNVIDTAVARLRTRLNELLPSDLEPGPDECLLLFRNRAEILKLIPIGTVLRQKFTPDDMASGFCFEAAQGQVIQVQVLRIKGNANPIVAISQLDNPTNFLGVGQIGSSASLPLALVNAGPLPATARYLLLLYDDGSAAGAEPPNGEVALVIYTPVGGISPLLIYDEVTDTVSLSGVTLPTPTPTPFGTPFNTSSVGTGTNSCPSVTYTCSQLFSCQEAYACLAAGNLSLDPDGDGIPCTCGQ; encoded by the coding sequence ATGCGTAAGTCGTCGGTACTGTTGACCTTGCTGCTTTGGCTGATCGGCGGCACGTTGTTTGTGTCTGCGCAGTCGGGTATTCGCATCCTTGTGGTCAACGAATTTGCGAATGTGCGAATTGTCCCGGCGATTGGCGCCGAGGTGCTGGGTTCTGTTCCTGGCGGCTATGTATTTGAAAACGTGAACGCCCGCAGCGCCGATGGACAGTGGATCCGCGTCGACTTTAACGGGGATGAAGGCTGGGTAAACCTTACGCCGACCATCATCCTTGAAGGCGGCGACGTCAATCTGCTTCCGGTCGCCGATCCGCGTACTATCCCTTATGGCGGCTTTGAGTCGCCGCGGGCAGGCGCGTCAAGCGCGACAAGTGATCTCCTCGCGGAAGTTACCAATGGTGTCCGCATCCGGTCCGGCCCAAGCCAGGGCTATCCCACCATTGGCAATATGTACGCGCGTACGATTGTCCATGTGACCGGGCGCACGGCCAGCAACGGTTGGGCGCAGGTCAATTACAACGGTATCCTGGGCTGGACGCGGTCCGCCTTCCTTCGCTTTCTTGAACGTCCTATATACGAAGCACCGATCGACGGCGTGGTCGCGGACTCTCCGCCGATCATCAGCGACACCGGAAATGACTACTTCGATGTTCTGAAGCTGTTCCTTTCGCGCCTTGATCTCGCACAGCCGTCAATCGACAACATGCGCGGAAAATGGACCGACTCGGCCCTAACAGGTTTCGCCGTCTGCCGAGACTATCCCGCACGCCCGAGCGACTATATCGTCCCGCAGCCGGTCCTCGCCCAAAACTACGCGGAACTGTTCCCAGTTCAGCAGCAGTTCAACGAAATCATGGCCAATCTGCGCCAGATCATCGATCTCTATATTGAGATTTGCGACTTTCCTGGAACCAATAACCCCGTCGGCGAAGGCGCCGCTTCCAACGCTCTGGCACTGATGAACGTAATTGACACGGCCGTCGCTCGCCTGCGTACGCGGCTCAATGAACTGCTCCCCAGTGACCTTGAACCAGGCCCGGATGAGTGCCTATTGCTGTTCCGCAATCGCGCCGAGATCCTGAAACTGATCCCGATTGGCACCGTCCTCCGCCAGAAGTTCACGCCGGACGACATGGCATCAGGCTTCTGTTTCGAGGCGGCCCAGGGCCAGGTTATTCAGGTTCAGGTGCTGCGGATCAAAGGCAATGCCAACCCGATTGTCGCCATTAGCCAGCTTGACAACCCGACCAATTTCCTCGGTGTCGGACAGATTGGCTCATCCGCTTCGCTTCCGCTGGCGCTGGTGAACGCCGGCCCGCTGCCGGCAACGGCGCGCTATTTGCTGCTGCTGTACGATGACGGCTCGGCGGCTGGCGCCGAACCGCCTAACGGCGAGGTCGCGCTGGTTATCTATACTCCTGTCGGCGGTATTTCGCCGCTTCTGATCTACGACGAAGTGACCGACACCGTCTCGCTGAGCGGCGTGACCCTGCCTACGCCAACACCGACACCGTTTGGCACGCCGTTCAACACCTCCAGTGTTGGGACAGGCACTAACTCCTGTCCTTCCGTTACCTATACCTGCAGCCAGCTTTTCAGCTGCCAGGAAGCCTACGCCTGTCTGGCCGCCGGCAATCTCTCGCTTGATCCCGATGGTGATGGAATTCCTTGCACCTGCGGCCAATGA
- a CDS encoding GNAT family N-acetyltransferase gives MSEYSIRAAMLQDVGGIAAVHVESWHTTYEGLLPPEVIAERTVERRTRAWAHILSAADPESRTFIAEESGRITAFAHFGPTRSPELPFTHELFAIYSLQEVHGRGIGTALVRAGAGWLDSRGARSMMLWVLESNTLGRGFYDRLGGRVVGRRIDPISTVLVHELAYGWDDLAALLKMPNSPAK, from the coding sequence ATGAGCGAATACTCCATACGCGCGGCGATGCTCCAGGATGTTGGGGGCATCGCCGCCGTCCACGTTGAATCATGGCATACGACTTATGAAGGCCTCCTGCCGCCCGAAGTAATTGCCGAGCGGACCGTTGAACGGCGTACACGAGCCTGGGCTCACATTCTGTCAGCCGCCGATCCTGAAAGCCGAACCTTTATTGCCGAAGAATCCGGCCGCATCACCGCTTTCGCGCACTTTGGGCCTACACGTTCCCCTGAACTTCCGTTCACACATGAGCTGTTCGCTATCTATAGTCTGCAAGAAGTGCATGGCCGTGGGATTGGCACGGCGCTTGTGCGGGCCGGGGCAGGGTGGCTCGACAGCCGCGGCGCGCGCTCCATGATGCTCTGGGTGCTGGAAAGCAATACACTGGGCCGCGGTTTCTATGATCGGCTGGGTGGGCGTGTCGTTGGCCGTCGTATCGACCCAATCAGCACGGTTCTGGTCCATGAGCTCGCCTACGGCTGGGACGACCTCGCTGCCTTGTTAAAAATGCCGAATTCGCCTGCAAAATAG